One part of the Rutidosis leptorrhynchoides isolate AG116_Rl617_1_P2 chromosome 1, CSIRO_AGI_Rlap_v1, whole genome shotgun sequence genome encodes these proteins:
- the LOC139885950 gene encoding alanine--tRNA ligase-like yields MKAQLARNLNLALNYCTVAGYSKVRVSKKNCILGRFNLSTGVAIDPVKSMGSQSAIEVEWPANKVRDSFVKFFEEKNHVYWKSSPVVPVNDPTLLFANAGMNQFKPIFLGTADPNTQLSKLTRACNTQKCIRAGGKHNDLDDVGKDTYHHTFFEMLGNWSFGDYFKEEAIGWAWELLTTVFKLPTDRIYATYFGGDEKLGLPADVEARNIWLKYLPPARVLPFGCKDNFWEMGDTGPCGPCTEIHFDRIGGRDAADLVNNDDPTLIEIWNNVFIQFNREADGSLKPLPAKHVDTGMGFERLTSILQNKMSNYDTDVFIPIFDAIQHATGARPYSGKVGPDDVDGIDMAYRVVADHIRTLSFAIADGSRPGNEGREYVLRRILRRAVRYGTEVLKAQQGFFNGLVKVVVETMGHVFPELKQEANIREIIAEEEASFGRTLLHGIEKFKKTVQDVQGKKFSGQDAFVLWDTYGFPLDLTQLMAEERGLEVDVDGFNIAMNEARERSRNAQNKQAAVTIVMDADATSALHKRGVPTTNDSYKFEWFKEHESEIKAIYTGSEYVELADAGVDVGIILKSTSFYAEQGGQIYDTGLLEGSFGSFEVCNVQVYGGFVIHHGKITGESAKFHVGDKVICKVDYKRRQRIAPNHTCTHMLNFALREVLGTHVDQKGSIVLPEKLRFDFSHGKPVKPEDLRRIESIVNEQIKAELDVSAKEASLADAKRVNGLRAVFGEVYPDPVRIVAIGRQVDDLLADPESEEWVSISAELCGGTHISNTREAKAFALLSEEGIAKGIRRVTAVTTDYAFDAIKKAAELEQEVDQASKLEGSLLEQKVTSLNGQVESASISSAKKADLKAKISILQNLVIKAKKKAAEENINKAVEAAIKAAEVASSEGVPFCISHVAVGSDNAAIREAVVKVMEQKGMPVMVFTTDRQSNKALVCAGVPEKSDKSNQLKVLEWLKAALKPLEGKGGGGKGGLAQGQGPDIQHVDEAIDVAKSFAALKLG; encoded by the exons ATGAAGGCTCAATTAGCTCGTAATTTAAATTTAGCGTTGAATTACTGCACAGTCGCTGGTTATTCGAAAGTTAGGGTTTCTAAGAAGAATTGTATTTTAGGCCGGTTTAACTTATCAACTGGTGTTGCTATCGATCCAGTGAAGAGTATGGGGTCACAATCGGCGATTGAGGTTGAATGGCCGGCGAATAAAGTTAGAGATAGTTTTGTTAAATTTTTTGAAGAAAAGAATCATGTGTATTGGAAATCAAGCCCTGTTGTTCCTGTTAATGATCCAACACTTCTTTTTGCTAATGCTG GTATGAATCAGTTCAAGCCTATCTTTTTGGGTACTGCTGATCCAAACACTCAATTGAGCAAACTGACTCGTGCGTGCAACACACAGAAGTGTATCCGAGCTGGTGGGAAGCATAATGATCTTGATGATGTTGGCAAAGACACTTATCATCACACCTTCTTTGAGATGCTTGGTAACTGGTCATTTGGTGATTATTTTAAAGAGGAAGCTATTGGATGGGCATGGGAGCTTCTCACAACG GTCTTCAAGCTGCCCACTGATCGAATTTATGCCACCTATTTTGGTGGTGATGAGAAATTGGGCCTTCCTGCTGATGTTGAAGCTAGAAATATATGGCTCAAATATCTTCCACCCGCACGAGTTTTACCTTTTGGTTGTAAA GACAACTTCTGGGAGATGGGTGATACTGGGCCATGTGGACCGTGTACTGAAATACACTTTGATAGAATAGGTGGTCGTGATGCTGCAGATCTGGTTAACAATGATGATCCTACATTGATTGAGATATGGAATAATGTGTTTATTCAG TTTAACAGGGAAGCAGATGGTTCCTTGAAACCTTTGCCTGCAAAACACGTGGATACTGGTATGGGTTTCGAAAGACTGACTTCAATACTCCAGAACAAGATGAGCAACTATGATACGGATGTCTTCATACCTATCTTTGATGCAATCCAGcat GCAACTGGCGCTAGACCATATTCAGGCAAAGTGGGTCCAGATGATGTTGACGGCATTGACATGGCGTACAGAGTTGTTGCTGACCACATTAGAACTCTTTCGTTTGCCATCGCAGATGGTTCACGACCAG GCAATGAAGGGCGTGAATATGTTCTGCGGCGTATTCTTCGTCGTGCTGTACGTTATGGAACCGAAGTACTGAAAGCACAACAAGGATTTTTCAATGG ATTGGTAAAAGTTGTGGTAGAAACAATGGGCCATGTTTTTCCTGAGCTAAAACAAGAGGCAAACATTAGAGAAATTATAGCCGAAGAGGAAGCAAGTTTTGGGAGGACATTACTTCAT GGAATCGAGAAGTTTAAGAAGACGGTTCAAGATGTTCAGGGGAAGAAATTTAGTGGacag GATGCATTTGTGTTGTGGGATACTTATGGATTTCCATTGGATCTGACACAG CTGATGGCGGAAGAAAGGGGGTTAGAGGTTGATGTTGATGGATTCAATATTGCTATGAATGAAGCTAGAGAAAGATCAAGGAATGCCCAGAATAAG CAAGCTGCTGTTACGATTGTCATGGATGCTGATGCGACTTCTGCACTGCATAAAAGAGGAGTGCCTACAACAAACGATAGTTATAAGTTTGAATGGTTTAAG GAACATGAAAGTGAGATAAAAGCCATTTACACAGGCAGCGAGTACGTGGAACTTGCTGatgctggtgttgatgttggtataATTCTTAAAAGTACCAGTTTTTATGCTGAGCAAGGTGGTCAG ATATATGATACTGGACTACTTGAAGGCTCCTTTGGATCATTTGAAGTTTGTAATGTTCAAGTTTATGGTGGTTTTGTGATACATCATGGTAAAATTACTGGGGAGTCTGCCAAGTTTCATGTGGGTGATAAAGTTATTTGCAAG GTCGACTACAAAAGGCGTCAGCGCATTGCTCCCAATCATACATGTACACACATGTTAAATTTTGCTCTCAGG GAGGTATTAGGGACTCATGTCGATCAGAAAGGATCCATTGTTCTTCCAGAAAAATTAAGATTTGACTTCTCTCATG GGAAACCCGTAAAACCAGAGGACCTTCGCAGAATTGAATCCATTGTGAATGAACAAATCAAAGCTGAATTAGACGTTTCTGCAAAAGAGGCAAGCCTGGCTGATGCTAAAAGAGTTAATGGTTTGCGGGCTGTTTTTGGTGAG GTGTATCCTGATCCAGTTAGGATTGTTGCAATTGGTCGACAAGTGGACGATCTTTTGGCTGATCCCGAAAGTGAAGAATGGGTGTCGATATCTGCAGAGCTATGTGGAG GGACTCATATTTCAAATACACGGGAGGCGAAGGCTTTTGCACTACTGTCTGAGGAGGGAATTGCCAAGGGGATTCGGAGGGTTACTGCCGTAACAACAGATTATGCTTTCGATGCTATCAAAAAGGCAGCTGAACTCGAGCAGGAAGTTGATCAGGCATCGAAGCTGGAAGGAAGCCTTCTTGAACAG AAAGTGACCTCTTTAAATGGTCAAGTAGAATCAGCTTCTATTTCATCTGCAAAGAAGGCTGATTTAAAGGCAAAAATCTCAATCCTTCAG AATTTGGTAATAAAAGCAAAAAAGAAGGCCGCAGAAGAGAACATAAACAAAGCTGTTGAAGCAGCAATTAAGGCTGCAGAAGTTGCTTCTTCTGAAGGTGTACCTTTCTGCATTTCACACGTTGCCGTAGGATCGGACAATGCTGCTATTCGCGAAGCAGTTGTGAAAGTCATGGAGCAGAAG GGAATGCCAGTTATGGTTTTTACTACTGATAGACAGTCAAATAAGGCGTTAGTTTGTGCTGGTGTGCCAGAAAAAAGTGATAAAAGCAACCAGTTGAAGGTTTTGGAGTGGCTGAAGGCGGCATTGAAGCCACTAGAAGGCAAAGGTGGTGGAGGAAAAGGCGGTCTTGCTCAAGGCCAG GGACCCGATATACAGCATGTAGACGAAGCAATAGACGTTGCCAAGTCATTTGCAGCACTCAAGCTAGGCTAA
- the LOC139851371 gene encoding uncharacterized protein gives MADFEAPSFSLGFDFTIFDSEPRIGSSNPISNRSSSGQFSVAATTKTLEDNDDDFETLIVDDSEPEYLDQNPELKRIRRGLSISATSSTIPCNDETKLHSTAVIDDCCVRRETSYVIESVESSATGSLRECLLPAHRYFCHDDPRIQELVRSRLPNFSPLDNVTKRDFEKPSTSEIDYMGQFKCGQSSNKKKNSRKSKTEDMSDGWVNPKLGVDKVTTKRAVKRKVHGANHTPGRWLTGSDGKKVYVGKRGQELTGRVAYCQYKKESGAGFMKAKRKSSTKKKK, from the exons ATGGCGGATTTTGAAGCACCTTCCTTTTCTTTAGGTTTTGATTTTACCATATTCGATTCGGAGCCCCGAATTGGTTCTTCAAATCCAATTAGCAACCGTAGCTCGTCCGGGCAGTTCTCAGTAGCTGCTACTACAAAAACACTCGAAGACAACGATGATGATTTTGAAACCCTAATCGTCGATGATTCGGAGCCTGAGTATCTTGATCAGAATCCGGAGCTGAAGCGAATCCGACGTGGACTCTCTATCAGTGCCACGTCATCAACGATTCCGTGCAATGATGAGACAAAGTTGCACTCTACTGCGGTTATTGATGACTGCTGTG TAAGAAGAGAAACGTCATACGTCATTGAATCAGTTGAGTCATCTGCTACAGGAAGTCTTCGTGAATGTTTGCTACCTGCTCATCGCTATTTTTGTCACGATGACCCACGGATTCAAGAGCTTGTTCGAAGTCGCTTACCAAACTTTTCTCCTTTGGATAATGTGACAAAGAGAGATTTTGAGAAGCCTAGTACATCAGAGATTGATTACAT GGGACAGTTTAAATGTGGACAAAGctcaaataaaaagaaaaattcAAGAAAATCTAAGACTGAAGATATGTCTGACGGTTGGGTGAATCCGAAACTTGGTGTTGACAAAGTGACAACAAAAAGAGCTGTAAAAAGAAAGGTGCATGGTGCCAATCATACTCCTGGGCGTTGGTTAACAGGCTCGGATGGAAAGAAA GTCTATGTTGGTAAAAGGGGACAGGAGCTGACTGGCCGAGTTGCGTACTGCCAGTACAAGAAG GAGAGCGGAGCGGGGTTTATGAAGGCAAAGAGGAAATCTTCTacaaagaagaagaaatga